The Paenibacillus sophorae genome has a segment encoding these proteins:
- a CDS encoding FprA family A-type flavoprotein: MYNVQEIAPAIYWVGGTDKRLERFENMFPLPQGVAYNSYLIMDEKTALMDTVDSAISAQFLENIEHVLDGRALDYLVVGHMEPDHCANIEELLRRYPEMKIVGNKKTFQFMEQFYTFSKPDNYLIVKEGEELSLGEHTLRFIMAPFVHWPEVMFSYEVSKKILFSADAFGCFGSLSGNIFSDQTDFDGVYLEESRRYYSNIVGKYGPQVQTVLKKIAKQEVGMICPLHGPVWRENLSYILDRYQKWSTYQPEKRGVVLVYASMYGNTENVMNLIASKLAAKGVQDIRMYDVSKTHPSYIISDAWKFSHLVFGSPTYNLGLYHGMQALLHEMASLNLQNRKVSLVGNYTWANAAVREMTEILESMKKIEFVGEPFEINSALKPEQLPELDLLVEAIYDSLNTDTAEAVAEGAGTAGN; this comes from the coding sequence ATGTACAATGTTCAAGAAATCGCGCCCGCGATCTACTGGGTGGGTGGCACCGACAAAAGACTGGAACGTTTCGAGAATATGTTCCCGCTGCCTCAAGGAGTTGCCTATAATTCCTATTTAATAATGGACGAAAAGACCGCTCTTATGGACACAGTGGATTCCGCGATCAGCGCACAATTTCTGGAGAATATCGAGCATGTGCTGGATGGCCGTGCGCTGGATTATCTGGTTGTGGGCCATATGGAGCCCGACCATTGCGCCAATATCGAGGAGCTGCTGCGCCGTTATCCGGAAATGAAAATTGTCGGCAACAAAAAGACGTTCCAGTTCATGGAGCAGTTCTATACTTTCAGCAAGCCTGATAATTACCTCATCGTCAAAGAAGGCGAGGAGCTGTCGCTCGGAGAGCATACGCTGCGCTTTATCATGGCTCCATTTGTCCATTGGCCTGAGGTCATGTTCAGCTATGAAGTCTCGAAGAAAATCCTGTTCTCCGCCGACGCATTCGGCTGCTTCGGTTCGCTTTCGGGGAATATTTTCTCCGATCAGACGGATTTTGATGGGGTGTACCTAGAAGAGTCCCGCCGCTATTACTCCAATATTGTAGGCAAATACGGACCTCAAGTGCAGACGGTGCTGAAAAAAATAGCCAAGCAGGAAGTCGGAATGATCTGTCCGCTGCACGGTCCGGTGTGGCGCGAGAACCTGTCGTATATTCTGGACAGATATCAGAAGTGGAGCACCTACCAGCCGGAGAAGCGCGGCGTGGTGCTGGTCTATGCGTCCATGTACGGCAATACGGAGAACGTCATGAACCTGATCGCATCCAAGCTTGCGGCCAAGGGGGTTCAGGACATCCGCATGTACGATGTATCCAAGACCCACCCTTCCTATATCATCTCGGACGCCTGGAAATTCAGCCATCTGGTCTTCGGCTCCCCTACCTATAATCTGGGGCTGTATCACGGCATGCAGGCTCTGCTCCATGAAATGGCGTCCCTGAACCTGCAGAACCGCAAAGTTTCCCTTGTAGGCAACTACACGTGGGCCAACGCCGCCGTAAGGGAAATGACCGAAATCTTAGAGAGCATGAAAAAAATCGAGTTCGTCGGCGAACCTTTTGAAATCAACTCCGCCTTAAAGCCGGAGCAACTGCCGGAACTGGATCTGCTGGTAGAAGCCATCTATGATTCCCTGAATACCGATACGGCAGAAGCGGTCGCGGAAGGCGCGGGAACAGCCGGAAACTAA
- the rpoN gene encoding RNA polymerase factor sigma-54, translating to MIQFGLKQEQTLKLAMTPELRQAIQMLQYSSVELLSYLREQANDNPVIDLQETDLTIGIGSEPSAAQKDWKDYDDNRSGDGYAHSSTTQAFDLLAAMANPADTLYEHLKRQLGLVRGLTESEYRRALYLIGNLDEKGYLELDMKSDARLSGASPDEAEKMLALIQRFDPAGVAARSLEECLLLQLRRDGSGEGPIFRVVERHLGDLAANRLQKIADALGTGIQEVQRIADSIRRLNPRPGASFAGQERQSVIADITVEKIGGEYTVFVNETGAPRVSINAYYNRLLREQPNRDEACQYIHDRMAAASWLIKSLEQRRTTLLRVSRAVVEMQRDFFEHGIHGLKPLTQKEIAETTGLHESTISRAVGNKYMQTPRGLFELKYFFTSSLASADGDAASSESVKLRIKVMIDGEDKRKPLSDQAITELLTQEGLELSRRTVAKYREEMRILSSAKRKRF from the coding sequence ATGATACAATTCGGACTCAAGCAGGAGCAGACCCTAAAACTGGCCATGACCCCTGAACTGCGGCAGGCGATTCAGATGCTGCAGTACTCGTCGGTCGAACTGCTCTCCTATCTGCGCGAACAGGCCAACGACAATCCGGTGATCGATCTGCAAGAAACCGATTTGACCATCGGCATCGGCTCGGAGCCGTCCGCTGCTCAGAAAGACTGGAAGGATTATGATGATAACCGCTCCGGAGATGGATACGCGCATTCCTCAACCACACAGGCTTTCGATCTGCTGGCCGCTATGGCCAATCCGGCCGATACACTCTATGAGCATTTGAAAAGGCAGCTGGGGCTGGTCCGCGGACTCACCGAAAGTGAATACAGAAGGGCGTTGTATCTGATCGGCAATCTTGACGAAAAAGGTTATTTAGAGCTGGATATGAAATCGGATGCCCGCTTATCGGGAGCTTCCCCGGATGAGGCGGAAAAGATGCTGGCGCTGATTCAGCGCTTCGATCCGGCGGGAGTTGCAGCCCGCAGTCTGGAGGAATGTCTTCTTCTCCAGCTTCGGAGAGACGGTAGCGGGGAGGGCCCTATCTTCCGAGTGGTGGAGCGGCACCTGGGAGACCTGGCGGCGAACCGGCTGCAAAAAATCGCGGACGCGCTCGGAACCGGCATACAGGAGGTGCAGCGGATAGCCGATTCCATCCGCAGGCTGAATCCGCGTCCGGGCGCATCGTTTGCCGGCCAAGAGCGACAGTCCGTTATTGCCGATATTACGGTGGAAAAAATCGGCGGCGAGTACACGGTATTCGTCAATGAGACTGGCGCGCCGCGCGTCTCCATCAATGCATATTATAACCGGCTGCTTAGAGAACAGCCGAACCGGGACGAAGCCTGTCAGTATATTCACGACCGGATGGCGGCGGCTTCCTGGCTGATCAAAAGCCTGGAGCAGCGCCGCACAACGCTGCTGCGCGTGTCGCGGGCCGTGGTGGAAATGCAGCGGGATTTCTTCGAGCATGGCATTCATGGACTGAAGCCGCTGACTCAGAAAGAGATTGCGGAGACAACGGGCCTCCATGAATCCACAATCAGCCGGGCCGTCGGCAATAAATACATGCAGACCCCCCGGGGATTGTTCGAGCTGAAATACTTTTTCACCTCTTCCCTCGCGTCGGCGGACGGCGACGCCGCATCCTCGGAAAGCGTGAAACTGCGAATTAAGGTAATGATCGATGGCGAAGACAAACGGAAGCCTCTCTCTGATCAGGCGATTACGGAGCTGCTGACGCAGGAAGGGCTTGAGCTGTCCCGCCGGACCGTGGCCAAGTACCGGGAGGAAATGCGCATCCTGTCATCCGCTAAGAGAAAACGCTTTTAG
- a CDS encoding sigma-54-dependent transcriptional regulator, protein MRRIDKILEYIAEKTKGFPEEALLQCEGITAAEIAANQNMLRNNVSKELNELLRADRIIKIKGRPVKFLHKQTIEEMFRVHLKEKQIEVNSLGEILQTGEREDPFYSLIGFKGSMRNQVEQGKAAILYPPRGLHTLIVGQTGVGKTMFAKLMYNYGKHMKRFTEQAPFIVFNCADYYNNPQLLLSHIFGHVKGAFTGADQEKQGLVEKADGGILFLDEIHRLPPEGQEMIFYFMDTHTYNKLGESERKRSANVLLVAATTEDPGSSMLKTFIRRIPITINIPPFQERMPSEQLHILKHLLESEALRVNKPIRVDPEVAKALIGSVTYGNIGQLNRISSSFAPRDFWTASARIRKISDWTSKCCRATSGKGCSTLARAAGKAKNWDPFRPSCTSLPKEAMPWKKMCLSRRSTSTS, encoded by the coding sequence GTGAGAAGAATCGATAAGATTTTGGAGTATATTGCCGAAAAAACGAAGGGATTTCCGGAGGAGGCTTTGCTTCAATGCGAAGGAATTACGGCTGCGGAAATTGCGGCTAACCAGAACATGCTCAGAAACAATGTGAGCAAGGAATTGAATGAGCTCCTCCGCGCCGACCGGATTATTAAAATCAAGGGAAGACCGGTCAAGTTTCTTCATAAGCAGACCATCGAGGAGATGTTTCGCGTTCACCTGAAAGAGAAGCAAATCGAAGTGAACAGCCTTGGGGAAATACTGCAGACCGGGGAGCGGGAAGACCCTTTTTATTCCCTGATCGGCTTTAAAGGCAGCATGCGCAACCAGGTGGAGCAGGGCAAAGCTGCCATTCTGTACCCGCCAAGGGGACTGCATACGCTCATTGTAGGCCAGACGGGCGTTGGGAAAACGATGTTTGCCAAATTGATGTACAACTACGGCAAGCACATGAAGCGGTTTACCGAGCAGGCGCCTTTTATCGTATTCAACTGCGCCGATTATTATAATAATCCGCAGCTGCTGCTGTCCCATATTTTCGGTCATGTGAAAGGAGCGTTTACCGGAGCGGATCAGGAGAAGCAGGGGCTTGTGGAAAAAGCCGACGGCGGAATTCTGTTCCTGGATGAGATTCACCGTCTGCCGCCGGAAGGCCAGGAAATGATTTTCTATTTCATGGATACCCATACGTACAATAAATTGGGCGAATCCGAGCGCAAGCGGAGCGCGAATGTGCTGCTTGTCGCGGCAACGACGGAAGACCCGGGATCGTCCATGCTGAAGACCTTTATCAGACGCATCCCGATTACCATCAACATCCCTCCTTTTCAGGAACGGATGCCCTCGGAACAGCTGCATATCCTGAAGCATCTGCTGGAGAGCGAGGCCCTTCGCGTCAATAAGCCGATCCGGGTCGATCCGGAAGTGGCCAAAGCGCTGATCGGAAGCGTCACGTACGGCAATATCGGGCAGCTTAATCGAATATCCAGCTCGTTTGCGCCAAGGGATTTCTGGACAGCATCCGCGAGAATAAGGAAGATATCGGATTGGACTTCAAAGTGCTGCCGGGCAACATCAGGGAAGGGTTGTTCAACATTGGCAAGAGCCGCAGGGAAAGCGAAGAATTGGGATCCATTTCGTCCCAGCTGTACATCACTCCCGAAGGAAGCCATGCCATGGAAGAAGATGTGCTTGAGCCGCCGTTCAACCTCTACAAGCTGA
- a CDS encoding PRD domain-containing protein, translating to MEEDVLEPPFNLYKLIEDKISLLKDEGLDDSYINKFITTDVNIHIKSFYNRFYNQKGSRERILKIVDKEILQFADQVKLLVEQELNRRYSDRFVYAFSLHLSAFLKRIREKKYGGKPVYDPIDPNDEEYKMALTIKDMVESGFGISVPEAEITYVAILLKSVEEERKGNVGIIVAAHGNSTATSIVGVVDSLLGSSNICAVDMPLDVSPREILEIIVDKVKSIDNGRGVLLLVDMGSLLNFEGTIMERLGIKVKTIDMVSTPLALEAVRKANLLDMELEDIYRSLKDFRGYNNLEASANAILDNKVIITVCSSGKGAAVKVKEFVEKIVYDLTQKKIAVIPAKIRELDKVVKEQQAKQSVLAVIGVKRPGDRNVPFIPLEKLIDASGEELLRELLLNHELPVVQENQSVVIKDLCEDSLKEFLTYLNPHKILGTLMSFVQALERGLNTDFEYAMKVQIAIHTAHALERMVIRDGLVYRGETEMLDPQIMDAVNQASSIFSSGINLVLSDDEKYYICEMLSDVYKTAALK from the coding sequence ATGGAAGAAGATGTGCTTGAGCCGCCGTTCAACCTCTACAAGCTGATAGAGGACAAAATAAGCCTGCTGAAGGATGAGGGCCTCGACGACAGCTATATCAATAAATTTATCACTACAGACGTTAACATCCATATTAAAAGCTTTTATAACCGTTTCTATAATCAGAAAGGCAGCAGGGAACGGATTCTCAAAATTGTCGACAAGGAAATTCTCCAATTTGCCGACCAGGTCAAATTGCTGGTTGAGCAGGAGCTGAACCGCAGGTACAGCGACCGGTTCGTCTATGCCTTCAGTCTCCATCTAAGCGCTTTTCTTAAGCGGATCCGGGAGAAGAAGTACGGAGGCAAACCCGTCTATGATCCGATTGACCCGAATGATGAAGAATACAAAATGGCGCTGACCATCAAGGACATGGTTGAATCCGGTTTCGGGATAAGCGTGCCGGAGGCTGAAATTACGTATGTAGCGATTCTGCTCAAATCGGTGGAGGAAGAGCGGAAGGGCAATGTGGGAATTATCGTAGCAGCGCACGGCAACAGTACGGCAACCAGTATTGTCGGCGTTGTCGACAGCCTGCTTGGAAGCTCCAACATTTGCGCGGTGGACATGCCGCTCGATGTCAGCCCAAGAGAGATTCTGGAGATTATTGTTGACAAAGTAAAGAGTATTGACAACGGCAGAGGCGTGCTGCTGCTGGTGGACATGGGCTCCCTGCTCAATTTCGAAGGGACGATTATGGAACGGCTCGGGATCAAGGTGAAGACCATTGATATGGTGTCCACGCCGCTTGCACTTGAGGCCGTTCGGAAGGCCAATCTTCTTGATATGGAGCTTGAGGACATTTACCGTTCGCTTAAAGATTTCAGAGGCTACAACAACCTGGAAGCATCGGCCAACGCAATATTGGACAATAAGGTCATCATTACGGTCTGCTCGTCCGGCAAAGGCGCCGCGGTTAAGGTCAAGGAGTTTGTCGAGAAGATCGTTTACGACCTTACGCAGAAAAAAATAGCGGTTATCCCGGCAAAGATCAGGGAGTTGGATAAAGTGGTCAAAGAACAGCAGGCCAAGCAGAGCGTTCTGGCCGTGATCGGAGTAAAGCGGCCGGGCGACCGCAATGTTCCGTTCATTCCTCTGGAGAAGCTGATCGACGCAAGCGGCGAGGAACTGCTGAGAGAACTGCTGCTGAACCATGAGCTGCCCGTTGTACAGGAGAATCAGAGTGTGGTTATCAAGGATCTGTGCGAAGACAGCCTGAAGGAATTCCTGACCTATCTGAATCCCCACAAAATACTGGGCACCCTGATGAGCTTTGTTCAGGCGCTTGAACGCGGACTGAATACGGATTTCGAATATGCGATGAAGGTCCAGATAGCGATCCATACGGCTCACGCGCTGGAGCGGATGGTGATTCGCGACGGGCTGGTATACCGGGGGGAGACGGAGATGCTCGATCCTCAAATTATGGATGCGGTGAATCAGGCCTCCTCAATATTTTCTTCAGGTATTAACCTGGTTCTTTCCGATGATGAAAAATATTATATTTGCGAAATGCTGAGCGATGTATATAAAACGGCGGCTTTAAAATGA
- a CDS encoding PTS sugar transporter subunit IIA, whose translation MIAVIVGTHGKFSEELLRSTSMVFGELENVAGVTFEPGESVSGLVDKFKAALDTLEWSDGVIFLVDLFGGSPYNAASRIAAGYENMDIVSGVNLPMIVDVMVNRSTEQLGDLADLAIRAGQDSMKSFRSIRDSQIEEEL comes from the coding sequence ATGATTGCTGTTATTGTAGGCACGCATGGAAAATTTTCCGAGGAACTGCTGAGGTCGACATCTATGGTCTTCGGTGAGCTGGAGAATGTAGCCGGCGTGACGTTTGAACCTGGTGAAAGTGTTAGCGGACTTGTCGATAAGTTCAAAGCGGCACTGGATACGCTTGAGTGGAGCGACGGCGTTATTTTTCTAGTGGATCTGTTCGGCGGCAGTCCCTATAACGCGGCCAGCCGGATTGCCGCAGGCTATGAGAATATGGACATCGTATCCGGAGTTAACCTGCCCATGATCGTTGACGTTATGGTGAACAGATCGACGGAACAATTAGGAGATTTGGCCGATCTGGCGATCCGCGCCGGGCAGGACTCAATGAAATCGTTCCGCAGCATAAGAGACAGCCAAATAGAGGAGGAATTATAA
- a CDS encoding mannose/fructose/sorbose PTS transporter subunit IIB — translation MEISFVRIDDRLIHGQVATVWVKETKCNKIIAVSDEVAADTLRKTLLLQVSPPGIKAYVVTIDKAIEAYNNPKYADFKTLFLFTNPTDVLRVVEGGVPFKSVNVGGMCYKEGKTQITGAVSVDKQDVDAFRKLHEKGIELEIRKVASDPKVNLISKIQDL, via the coding sequence ATGGAAATTTCATTTGTTCGCATCGATGACCGTTTGATTCACGGCCAGGTGGCGACTGTATGGGTGAAAGAAACAAAGTGCAACAAGATTATCGCGGTCAGCGATGAAGTGGCAGCGGATACATTGCGGAAGACACTGCTCCTTCAAGTGTCTCCTCCGGGAATAAAAGCCTATGTAGTGACCATCGACAAAGCGATCGAGGCTTATAACAATCCGAAATATGCGGATTTCAAGACCTTATTTCTGTTTACGAATCCGACAGATGTGCTTCGTGTAGTGGAAGGCGGAGTGCCGTTCAAATCGGTGAATGTCGGCGGAATGTGCTACAAGGAAGGCAAGACACAGATTACGGGCGCGGTATCCGTCGACAAACAGGATGTCGATGCTTTCCGCAAGCTTCATGAAAAGGGAATCGAATTGGAGATCAGAAAAGTCGCCAGTGATCCGAAGGTGAATCTGATATCAAAGATTCAGGATTTATAG
- a CDS encoding PTS mannose/fructose/sorbose transporter subunit IIC: MSTFEIVMVALVAAICGMGSVLDEGQTHRPLIACTLIGLVLGDIKTGIILGGTLELMALGWMNVGASMAPDAALASVVSTILVIVGHQSIGAGIAVAIPIAAAGQVLTIFVRTITVFFQHLADKYAETSNFKGIELCHFIALLLQGLRVALPAVLVAVAAETGLVTSLLDSIPEVVTRGLQIAGGFIVVVGYAMVINMMSAKYLMPFFFLGFVVAAFTGINLVGFGMVGAVLAILYIQLNPKYSAQSTAVEEIDEL; encoded by the coding sequence ATGAGTACTTTTGAAATCGTAATGGTAGCGCTAGTTGCGGCCATATGCGGCATGGGCAGCGTACTCGACGAAGGACAGACGCATCGGCCGCTGATTGCCTGTACGCTGATCGGTCTGGTCCTGGGCGATATCAAGACCGGGATTATTCTTGGCGGCACATTGGAGCTGATGGCGCTGGGCTGGATGAATGTCGGCGCATCCATGGCTCCCGACGCCGCGCTCGCAAGTGTGGTATCGACGATCCTTGTTATCGTAGGGCATCAGTCGATAGGCGCCGGGATTGCTGTTGCCATACCGATTGCCGCCGCCGGTCAGGTGCTTACAATTTTTGTCCGGACGATCACCGTATTCTTCCAGCATTTGGCGGATAAGTATGCGGAGACCTCGAATTTCAAGGGAATTGAGCTGTGTCACTTCATAGCTCTGCTGCTGCAGGGTTTGCGCGTCGCACTGCCTGCAGTTCTGGTAGCGGTTGCAGCCGAGACGGGGCTGGTTACGAGCCTGCTGGATTCAATTCCGGAAGTCGTGACGAGAGGCCTGCAAATTGCAGGCGGATTTATCGTCGTCGTCGGTTATGCGATGGTTATCAACATGATGTCTGCTAAATACCTGATGCCTTTCTTCTTCCTTGGCTTTGTCGTCGCCGCCTTTACGGGCATCAACCTGGTTGGCTTCGGTATGGTCGGCGCGGTTCTGGCCATTCTGTACATCCAATTGAATCCGAAATATAGCGCGCAGAGCACGGCGGTAGAAGAAATTGATGAGCTGTAG
- the manZ gene encoding PTS mannose transporter subunit IID: MEDKKLTKKDLNNMFVRSWFLLGSFNFERMQSIGFCVTLIPAIKRLYSKKEDQKEALKRHLEFFNTQPFISAPIMGVTAAMEEQKANGQPIDDATISGVKVGLMGPLAGVGDPIYWGTLRPVLAALGASIALTGSIVGPLLFFLLFNVCRLATKWYGLKYGYEKGTEIVSDMSGNRLRKLTESASILGLFVMGALVSKWTSINVPLVVSKYTGTDGKEVITTVQMILDQLMPGLLPLLLTFLCMKLLKKKVNAIALIFALFAVGIIGYWLGVLA, encoded by the coding sequence ATGGAAGATAAGAAATTGACGAAAAAAGATTTGAACAACATGTTTGTTCGCTCTTGGTTTCTGCTTGGATCGTTCAACTTTGAACGGATGCAGTCCATCGGCTTCTGCGTCACGCTGATTCCGGCAATCAAACGGCTTTACAGCAAGAAAGAGGATCAAAAAGAAGCTTTGAAGAGACATCTGGAGTTCTTCAATACGCAGCCGTTTATCTCGGCCCCAATTATGGGAGTAACGGCCGCGATGGAAGAGCAGAAGGCCAACGGCCAGCCCATTGATGACGCTACGATCAGCGGTGTAAAAGTCGGCTTGATGGGTCCGCTTGCCGGTGTGGGCGACCCGATTTACTGGGGAACCTTGCGGCCGGTTCTGGCGGCGCTCGGCGCATCCATTGCCTTGACCGGCAGCATCGTCGGACCGCTTCTGTTCTTCCTTCTTTTTAACGTTTGCCGGCTGGCGACCAAGTGGTACGGCTTGAAATACGGTTATGAAAAAGGAACGGAGATTGTGTCCGATATGTCGGGCAATCGGCTGCGCAAGCTTACGGAATCGGCTTCCATATTGGGACTCTTTGTCATGGGGGCGCTGGTTTCCAAGTGGACCAGTATCAACGTGCCGCTGGTTGTTTCCAAATATACAGGTACGGATGGCAAAGAAGTCATCACTACGGTTCAAATGATTCTGGACCAGTTGATGCCGGGACTGCTTCCTCTTCTTCTGACTTTCCTGTGCATGAAGCTGCTGAAAAAGAAAGTGAACGCCATTGCTCTTATCTTTGCTTTATTTGCGGTAGGCATCATCGGATACTGGCTTGGCGTATTGGCATAA
- a CDS encoding serine/threonine protein kinase translates to MEKLLEMITEELLTHLVLESVNSEDPIEVRNVPKPWMLLGSGNYAAVLCHPQYDKYAVKIYAPGRPGLTEEVEVYRRLGAHPAYSELYHAGPDFLVIKRLRGVTFYDCMKRGIPITDQAIRDIDEALKYAISRGLHPHDVHAKNVMVEDGRGLIVDVSDFLKQEDCTMWDDFKKAYTRLYRPISSLWLFPVPRSVLEAVRKGYRLWRRRKS, encoded by the coding sequence ATGGAGAAGCTGCTGGAAATGATCACGGAGGAGCTGCTGACGCATTTGGTCTTGGAGAGCGTCAATTCGGAGGACCCGATCGAGGTTCGGAATGTCCCCAAGCCATGGATGCTGCTGGGATCGGGAAATTACGCGGCGGTGCTCTGTCATCCCCAATACGATAAATATGCGGTGAAGATTTATGCGCCCGGAAGACCGGGGCTCACGGAAGAAGTGGAGGTTTACCGCCGTCTTGGCGCTCATCCCGCCTATTCGGAGCTTTATCATGCCGGTCCTGATTTTTTGGTAATCAAGCGGCTTAGAGGAGTTACGTTCTACGACTGCATGAAGCGGGGCATTCCCATCACCGATCAGGCCATTCGCGATATTGACGAGGCCTTGAAATATGCGATTTCACGGGGACTCCATCCCCACGACGTTCACGCTAAAAATGTAATGGTAGAGGATGGACGCGGCCTCATTGTGGACGTCTCGGATTTTCTTAAGCAGGAAGACTGCACGATGTGGGACGACTTTAAGAAAGCTTATACCCGCCTGTACAGGCCGATATCTTCCCTTTGGCTGTTTCCGGTGCCCCGCTCTGTTCTGGAAGCGGTAAGGAAAGGTTACCGGCTGTGGAGGCGCAGAAAGAGCTGA
- a CDS encoding TetR/AcrR family transcriptional regulator, producing the protein MSKNDKISEQAGNLSVGAALSWGLVEPPKRGPKRELSIPLIVETAVSIADKEGLSAVSMNRVASALGFTAMSLYRYIPSKGDLLLLMQEAVCDIPIPPEKKEEDWRGSMREFVSATIQVFRDHPWFGDVPISGIPVTPNNLRVVDWALRPMREFPLNDYEKMSIVLLLSSYARSCGLIQRDMDQAIQAGARPDEFSGLDYTATLKGLIKPEQYPNLYPVVMSGAYTGENEEENTVGNDFDFGLERILDGIAYYLDLRRK; encoded by the coding sequence ATGAGTAAAAACGATAAGATCAGTGAACAAGCGGGTAATCTGTCGGTTGGAGCGGCGTTGAGCTGGGGCCTGGTTGAACCGCCCAAACGCGGACCGAAGCGGGAGCTCAGCATTCCCCTGATTGTCGAAACCGCGGTCTCCATTGCGGATAAAGAGGGGCTGTCCGCCGTTTCCATGAATAGGGTAGCTTCAGCGCTGGGGTTTACCGCAATGTCTTTATACCGATATATTCCCAGCAAAGGAGATCTTCTGCTGCTCATGCAGGAAGCGGTCTGCGACATCCCTATTCCTCCTGAGAAAAAAGAGGAAGATTGGCGTGGAAGCATGCGGGAATTTGTGAGTGCCACTATACAAGTATTCCGGGACCATCCGTGGTTTGGCGACGTCCCAATCAGCGGGATTCCTGTTACGCCGAATAATCTGCGGGTAGTCGATTGGGCACTGCGGCCGATGCGGGAATTTCCGCTGAACGATTATGAAAAGATGTCCATCGTTCTCCTGCTCAGCAGCTATGCGCGGTCCTGCGGGCTTATCCAGCGGGATATGGACCAGGCCATTCAGGCTGGCGCCCGTCCCGATGAATTCAGCGGGCTGGATTACACCGCAACGCTAAAAGGTCTGATTAAGCCAGAACAGTATCCGAATCTGTATCCTGTAGTCATGTCCGGCGCTTACACCGGAGAGAATGAAGAGGAGAATACCGTGGGCAACGATTTTGATTTCGGACTGGAGCGAATCCTTGACGGCATCGCTTATTATCTTGATTTAAGGCGGAAGTAA
- a CDS encoding ABC transporter permease, with amino-acid sequence MTTPQSPVKTASLGVTNAVFIGRSIRHSLRNIEALTMAVVLPIMLMLLFTYVFGGAIDPGGNYVNYVVPGIILLCAGFGSSSTAVDVAEDMTNGIIDRFRTMPIKSLGVITGHVAASLVRNLIATGVVIGVALLVGFRPTAAGLEWIAAASLIALFILAFTWLYAAIGLVAGSPAAASGYGFALLFLPYLSSAFVPTDTMPTWLQGVAENQPITPVIEAIRGLLTGAPAHDQIWKAALWCMLILLVSMLWSMWTFRRKAGRR; translated from the coding sequence ATGACGACTCCTCAATCCCCAGTCAAGACCGCTTCCCTCGGCGTAACCAATGCCGTCTTTATCGGTCGCAGCATCCGCCACAGTCTGCGCAATATCGAAGCGTTAACCATGGCAGTTGTGCTCCCGATTATGCTGATGCTGCTGTTTACCTACGTCTTTGGCGGCGCTATCGATCCGGGCGGGAATTATGTTAATTATGTCGTTCCGGGCATTATACTCCTTTGCGCCGGCTTCGGATCATCCAGCACCGCCGTAGACGTTGCGGAAGATATGACGAACGGGATTATCGACCGGTTCCGAACGATGCCGATCAAGAGTCTTGGCGTCATCACCGGACATGTCGCTGCAAGCCTCGTCCGCAATCTGATTGCGACCGGTGTTGTAATCGGGGTAGCGCTGCTTGTCGGATTCCGTCCTACGGCTGCAGGCCTGGAGTGGATCGCGGCGGCAAGTCTGATCGCCTTGTTCATCCTTGCCTTCACCTGGCTCTACGCGGCCATCGGCCTGGTTGCCGGGAGTCCGGCGGCCGCCAGCGGATACGGATTCGCGCTGCTCTTTCTCCCCTATCTCTCCAGCGCCTTCGTGCCGACCGACACGATGCCCACATGGCTGCAGGGAGTCGCGGAGAATCAGCCGATCACTCCGGTTATCGAAGCGATTCGCGGACTTCTGACCGGAGCTCCGGCTCACGATCAGATATGGAAAGCTGCCCTATGGTGTATGCTTATCCTTCTTGTCTCGATGCTGTGGAGCATGTGGACGTTTCGGCGTAAAGCCGGCCGCCGCTGA